The DNA segment GCCCATGGCGAGATTTTTGACCTGCTGGATCTGCCGGCGCTCGTCGTTGATCCCGAGCGGGGATTGGCAACCTACCGAATACAAGGCAATGAGGCGGAACTGATGTCGCTGGATGCGGTTCACTCCGGCCAGGGCGTGGGAACCGCTTTGATAGAAGCGCTCGCCGATCAATTGCGCCAGCAAAGCGTGTCGGCACTCTGGGTCATGACGACGAACGACAATCTCGATGCCCTCCGTTTCTACCAACGTCGAGGTTTCGAACTTCGGCGGGTTCGACCCGGGGCGGTCGACGAGGCACGGCGGCTGAAACCAAGCATTCCAGGGATCGCCGACAACGGAATCCCCATCAGAGACGAACTCGATTTGTGCCTTCAGCTCCTTTGAGAAAAATATTCGCAATTGCCGAATTCTTTTGCAGTTTTCTACGCTTCACTGCCCTAGATTTTCTGCAATGTATTCCTCATCGATTGAACCGCTCAAGAAACGGAAGAAAACAATGAACTGGTTGAAGACCGTCGCCGCTGCCGCCCTCGTGCAGACCGCATTTCTCCTGCCCGCCCATGCAGGCGATAACCTCAAGGCGATTCAGTCCGCCGGCGTTTTGAAGGTCGGCACGGAGGGCACCTATGCTCCTTTCACCTACCATGACGAAAGCGGCAAGCTCGTCGGCTTCGATGTCGAGATCGCCGAGGCGATCGCCGGCAAGCTCGGCGTGAAGGCGCAGTTTCTGGAAGGCAAGTGGGACGGCCTGATCGCCGGTCTCGATGCCAACCGCTACGACACCGTCATCAACGAAGTCGGCATCACCGATGCCCGCAAGCAGAAATATGATTTCTCCGATCCCTATATCGCCTCCAAGGCGGTGCTGATCGTCAAGGAAAGCAACAGCGACATCAAGGACTTCCCCGACCTCAAGGGCAAGAAGGCCGCACAGTCGCTGACCAGCAATTTCGGCAAGCTCGCCCAAACGTCCGGCGCCGAACTCGTCGGCACGGATGGCTTCGACCAGTCGATCCAGCTCGTGCTGACCGGCCGCGCCGACGCCACCATCAACGACAGCCTCTCCTTCTTCGATTTCAAGAAGCACAAGCCGGATGCGCCGGTGAAGATCGTCGCCCAGCAGGCCAATGCCGATTATTCCGCCGCCATCATCCGCAAGGGCGAGCCGGAGCTGCAGGCCGCCATCAACAAGGCGCTGGCCGATATCAAGGCTGACGGCACCTATGCCAAGATTTCGCAGAAATACTTCGGCCAAGACGTTTCGAAGTAATAGGCATCGCCGCCAAATTGTGAAAAAGATGCGTCCGGAACCCTTTCCGGACGCATTCCTTTATTGAGAGGCCGCTTCTTCGTGCAGCACTGGTTGCAATTGATGTGGGAATCACTGGGCTCGCTGCTTTGGGCGGGGCTCGTCTTCACCATCCCGCTCACCCTGATTACCTTCGTTCTCGGCCTGCTGCTCGGGCTGCTCACCGCGGTCACCCGGCTTTTCGGCCCGCGCCCGCTCGTCGCTGTCGCACGCTTCTATGTCTGGGTGATCCGCGGCACGCCGCTGCTGGTGCAGCTTTTCGTTATCTTTTACGGCCTGCCGAGCCTTGGCATCCTGCTCGATGCCTTTCCCGCCGCCGTCATCGGCTTCACGCTGAGCGTCGGCGCCTATACGTCCGAGATCATCCGCGCCGTCATCTCCTCGGTGCCGAAGGGCCAGTGGGAAGCAGCCTATTCCATCGGCATGAGCTGGCGGCAGGCGATGAACCGCACCATCCTGCCACAAGCCGCACGCGTCGCCGTGCCGCCGCTGTCGAATACCTTCATCTCGCTGGTCAAGGATACCTCGCTTGCCGCGGCGATCACGGTGCCGGAACTGTTCCAGGCCGCGCAGCGCATTGTGGCAACGACCTATGAGCCGCTAATCCTCTATATCGAAGCAGCCCTGATCTATCTTGTGATGAGTTCTTTCCTGTCGACGCTACAGGTCTCTCTCGAACGCCGTTTCGCCCGCTATGGCGGCACGCTGGAGGCACGGACATGATCGAGCTGTCGCACATCGAAAAACGCTTTGGCGAGAATATCATCCTGAGCGACATCAGCCTGCTCATTCCGGAAGGCACGGTGACAGCGCTGGTCGGCCCTTCCGGCGGCGGCAAAAGTACGCTGCTGCGCTGCATCAA comes from the Rhizobium sp. NXC24 genome and includes:
- a CDS encoding GNAT family N-acetyltransferase, which codes for MTREAGPQDKDWIVKLLTERWGGTKVAAHGEIFDLLDLPALVVDPERGLATYRIQGNEAELMSLDAVHSGQGVGTALIEALADQLRQQSVSALWVMTTNDNLDALRFYQRRGFELRRVRPGAVDEARRLKPSIPGIADNGIPIRDELDLCLQLL
- a CDS encoding amino acid ABC transporter permease, with the translated sequence MQHWLQLMWESLGSLLWAGLVFTIPLTLITFVLGLLLGLLTAVTRLFGPRPLVAVARFYVWVIRGTPLLVQLFVIFYGLPSLGILLDAFPAAVIGFTLSVGAYTSEIIRAVISSVPKGQWEAAYSIGMSWRQAMNRTILPQAARVAVPPLSNTFISLVKDTSLAAAITVPELFQAAQRIVATTYEPLILYIEAALIYLVMSSFLSTLQVSLERRFARYGGTLEART
- a CDS encoding amino acid ABC transporter substrate-binding protein encodes the protein MNWLKTVAAAALVQTAFLLPAHAGDNLKAIQSAGVLKVGTEGTYAPFTYHDESGKLVGFDVEIAEAIAGKLGVKAQFLEGKWDGLIAGLDANRYDTVINEVGITDARKQKYDFSDPYIASKAVLIVKESNSDIKDFPDLKGKKAAQSLTSNFGKLAQTSGAELVGTDGFDQSIQLVLTGRADATINDSLSFFDFKKHKPDAPVKIVAQQANADYSAAIIRKGEPELQAAINKALADIKADGTYAKISQKYFGQDVSK